A DNA window from Rhizobium jaguaris contains the following coding sequences:
- a CDS encoding methyl-accepting chemotaxis protein: MTAAQSSELSSQQRAVTPRSMRVVTNGIGRDLERFSTDNTNVVKQIKLLAINALIEAARAGETGKGFAVVANEVQRLAQIATDIAGKFQDNVLGRIGVSRGMAEALVEEMEGVRLTDLAQTLVQLIVRNLFERTADVRWWATDTALWEALQDPQPQRVAFAAERLGVINRFYTVYLDLVVTDMKGQVIASANPAYQRKLAGANLASDPWFRAAASCRSGDDYIVDEVQPSEFHDRRNVLVYATGIREGGRSDGKQIGTLGVYFDWQNQGQAIVDKEANLPPQVAEKTVVMLLDGKKRVIACSDPKLMFSHFALANPEGTTRGSYYDNNGAIVAYAKTLGYEDYDGLGWHGVVVQQTEADDAIKAAFNLK, translated from the coding sequence ATGACGGCAGCCCAATCGTCGGAACTGAGTTCCCAACAGCGCGCCGTAACACCGCGCTCGATGCGGGTCGTTACGAATGGTATCGGCAGAGACCTCGAGCGTTTCAGTACCGACAACACCAATGTCGTCAAACAGATCAAGCTTCTGGCGATCAATGCCCTCATCGAGGCTGCGCGTGCCGGCGAAACCGGCAAAGGCTTCGCTGTGGTCGCCAATGAGGTACAACGCCTGGCGCAGATTGCCACCGACATTGCGGGCAAGTTCCAGGACAACGTGCTTGGCCGGATCGGCGTCAGCCGCGGCATGGCCGAAGCGCTGGTCGAGGAAATGGAGGGCGTTCGCCTGACCGATCTCGCTCAGACGCTGGTGCAGCTCATCGTCCGCAATCTCTTCGAGCGCACTGCCGATGTTCGCTGGTGGGCGACCGACACGGCGCTGTGGGAGGCGCTTCAGGACCCGCAGCCACAGCGCGTCGCCTTCGCCGCCGAACGGTTGGGCGTCATCAATCGCTTCTACACGGTCTATCTCGATCTGGTCGTGACCGACATGAAGGGACAGGTCATCGCCTCGGCCAATCCCGCCTACCAGCGTAAGCTCGCCGGCGCCAATCTCGCCTCGGATCCCTGGTTCAGGGCAGCGGCCAGCTGCCGGTCGGGCGATGACTATATTGTCGACGAGGTCCAACCCAGCGAGTTTCACGACCGGCGCAATGTGCTCGTCTATGCCACCGGTATTCGCGAAGGCGGACGATCGGATGGCAAGCAGATCGGCACGCTGGGTGTCTATTTCGACTGGCAGAACCAGGGACAGGCGATCGTCGACAAGGAGGCCAACCTGCCGCCGCAGGTCGCCGAAAAGACCGTGGTGATGCTGCTCGACGGCAAGAAGCGCGTCATTGCCTGCAGTGATCCGAAATTGATGTTCTCGCATTTCGCGCTTGCCAATCCCGAGGGCACGACGCGAGGCAGCTATTACGACAATAACGGCGCCATCGTCGCTTACGCCAAGACGCTCGGCTATGAAGACTATGATGGCCTCGGGTGGCATGGTGTCGTCGTACAGCAAACGGAAGCCGACGATGCAATCAAGGCGGCCTTCAACCTGAAATGA
- a CDS encoding MFS transporter — translation MLASLVSIASLMLSTLLMMVGYGLMNFVVPIRSVAEGWSTFTISVIATGYTFGFTLSCIITPRFVQRVGHVRVFGALISLLSIGILLCALMVDWRAWLVFRCISGFGIAGAYLIIESWLNERVTNDNRATIFSVYMITCLVGSIGGQYLVPLGDPSNTSLFILCGVIFALAMLPTALSTAKSPTPIHQARFDLPKLYRLSPIAFVGSLLSGALSGTWSSLGGVYTQNVGMNTAEGATLLACVLAGGAVSQMPIGRISDRMDRRYVMIVCGVVGILACVIMTLFNAHAQLTLYIAGFFIGTVLYPIYALNVAHANDRAAPDEYVTISSGIMLLYGLGTVSGPLVGGAMMEVAGPSGLLWFLALAFALYAGYAGWRIARRKPNEGRVEKTDFQPLPLPVRGSETTVRTAQSTAD, via the coding sequence ATGCTGGCCAGCCTCGTCTCGATCGCCAGTCTGATGTTGTCAACGCTGTTGATGATGGTCGGCTATGGCTTGATGAACTTCGTGGTTCCCATCCGCTCCGTCGCGGAAGGTTGGTCAACCTTCACGATTTCGGTGATCGCTACCGGCTACACCTTCGGCTTCACCCTATCCTGCATCATAACGCCGCGTTTCGTGCAGCGGGTGGGACATGTGCGTGTATTCGGTGCCCTGATCTCGCTGCTCAGCATCGGCATTCTGCTTTGCGCATTGATGGTCGATTGGCGGGCCTGGCTGGTTTTCCGCTGCATCAGCGGCTTCGGCATCGCCGGAGCCTATCTCATCATCGAAAGCTGGTTGAACGAGCGGGTCACCAACGACAACCGCGCGACCATCTTCTCGGTCTATATGATCACCTGTTTGGTCGGCTCGATCGGCGGGCAATATCTGGTGCCGCTTGGCGATCCAAGCAATACCTCGCTTTTCATTCTGTGCGGCGTCATCTTCGCGCTGGCGATGCTGCCGACGGCCCTGTCGACCGCCAAGTCGCCGACGCCGATCCATCAGGCCAGGTTCGACCTTCCAAAGCTTTACCGGCTTTCGCCGATCGCCTTCGTCGGTTCTCTGCTGTCTGGCGCCCTCTCCGGTACCTGGAGCAGCCTTGGCGGCGTCTATACCCAGAATGTCGGCATGAACACTGCGGAGGGCGCAACGCTGCTGGCCTGCGTCCTCGCCGGCGGCGCAGTATCGCAAATGCCGATCGGACGCATATCGGACCGAATGGACCGCCGCTACGTGATGATCGTCTGCGGCGTCGTCGGCATTCTTGCGTGCGTGATCATGACGTTGTTCAACGCGCATGCGCAATTGACGCTCTACATTGCCGGTTTCTTCATCGGAACAGTGCTCTATCCGATCTATGCGCTCAACGTGGCCCACGCCAATGACCGCGCCGCACCGGACGAATATGTCACCATCTCCAGTGGTATCATGCTGCTCTACGGTCTCGGCACGGTCTCCGGGCCGCTGGTCGGCGGCGCAATGATGGAAGTTGCCGGCCCATCCGGCCTTCTCTGGTTCCTGGCTCTGGCCTTCGCACTCTATGCCGGCTACGCCGGTTGGCGCATTGCCAGGCGCAAGCCAAATGAGGGGCGCGTCGAAAAAACGGATTTCCAGCCCCTACCGCTGCCCGTTCGCGGCAGCGAAACCACCGTCCGCACGGCGCAGTCTACCGCCGACTGA